A single Lactuca sativa cultivar Salinas chromosome 8, Lsat_Salinas_v11, whole genome shotgun sequence DNA region contains:
- the LOC111914306 gene encoding zinc finger protein VAR3, chloroplastic — protein sequence MAAAATRFFSLFESNATATAAAANLYPFRAIRLPTKLFSSPTLRFRRYSSSPASVIDNDTTTTAAIGETIGDSHQHPWPEWVTFVDRLKAKGYFKKESGNDVAVYKDMSILKEACLSFGRDRFDLFKSLSMQDIQTLVEKGCPNINRKTVNSGKRLRAHLQLDEGDVCGVCILRGSCDRAYLILKDIESGARTVDIVRILLNYALDPVIDSNMKPLGAEDIEASARKLLLELTELSDTAIDHEAQKPPAIVARKAQNFDFKERDSSRNVEMKRGDWMCPKCNFLNFSRNKKCRECNEDGPLKPGLDEVEMKKGDWNCPQCNFMNFSRNIRCLKCKTEGPKRVGIDDVEMKKGDWNCPQCQFMNFASNTKCLRCREQRPKRQLNSGEWECPSCDFFNYAGNVVCRKCSGERPNNAEAKYEEQMWKKPS from the exons TCTCTTCCCCAACCCTACGCTTCCGCCGCTACTCGTCTTCCCCCGCTTCTGTGATAGACAATGATACTACCACCACCGCGGCCATTGGTGAAACAATTGGAGACTCCCACCAACATCCGTGGCCGGAGTGGGTGACTTTCGTTGACCGTTTGAAGGCCAAAGGTTACTTTAAGAAAGAAAGTGGAAATGATGTTGCTGTCTATAAAGATATGAGCATTTTGAAGGAAGCTTGTCTCAGTTTTGGTCGTGATCGCTTCGACTTATTTAA GTCATTATCTATGCAAGACATTCAAACTCTTGTCGAAAAGGGTTGTCCTAATATCAACAGAAAGACTGTTAATTCAGGAAAACGACTGAGAGCCCATCTACAACTCGATGAAGGAGAT GTTTGTGGTGTTTGCATCTTGAGAGGATCATGTGATAGGGCCTATTTGATTCTAAAAGACATTGAATCCGGTGCTCGAACTGTAGATATTGTGCGCATTTTGTTAAACTATGCACTTGATCCAGTTATTGATTCAAATATGAAGCCTTTAGGAGCAGAAGACATTGAAGCATCTGCAAGAAAATTGCTTTTGGAGTTGACTGAACTTAGCGACACAGCCATTGATCATGAAGCTCAAAAGCCACCTGCAATAGTTGCTCGAAAGGcgcaaaattttgattttaaagaacGCGATTCTTCAAGAAATGTTGAAATGAAAAGAGGAGATTGGATGTGTCCCAA GTGCAATTTCTTGAATTTTTCAAGGAATAAAAAGTGTCGCGAATGTAATGAAGATGGTCCTTTAAAACCTGGTCTTGATGAAGTTGAAATGAAGAAAGGAGATTGGAACTGTCCTCA GTGTAATTTTATGAATTTTTCAAGAAACATTCGGTGTCTAAAATGCAAAACTGAGGGGCCTAAGAGGGTTGGAATTGATGATGTTGAAATGAAGAAAGGAGACTGGAACTGCCCACA GTGTCAGTTTATGAATTTTGCAAGCAACACAAAGTGTTTACGTTGCAGAGAGCAACGTCCCAAAAGGCAACTGAATTCTGGAGAGTGGGAGTGTCCTTC GTGTGATTTCTTTAATTATGCGGGGAATGTTGTTTGTCGAAAGTGTAGTGGTGAAAGGCCAAATAATGCAGAAGCTAAGTATGAAGAGCAGATGTGGAAAAAGCCTTCTTAA